A window of the Desulfobacula toluolica Tol2 genome harbors these coding sequences:
- a CDS encoding LOG family protein: MKRICVFCGSSPGSEPEYIEMAVQLGKELSKNKIGLVYGGGSVGMMGVLADSVVKAGGEVTGVITKKLFEMEVAFTELSDLRVVETMHERKAMMAELSDGFIALPGGFGTMDEIFEILTWSQLNILQKPCGFLNVKGYYNKLIDFIDHMILHDFINKACRTIVQVDEHPTSLLEKFQNYSPLSDDKGEWAKKMAGNE; encoded by the coding sequence ATGAAACGAATTTGTGTGTTTTGCGGATCAAGCCCCGGGTCAGAGCCGGAATATATTGAAATGGCGGTACAACTGGGAAAAGAACTTTCAAAAAATAAAATAGGACTCGTTTACGGGGGCGGAAGTGTCGGAATGATGGGTGTTCTTGCCGATTCAGTCGTAAAAGCCGGAGGTGAGGTCACAGGTGTTATCACAAAAAAGCTGTTTGAAATGGAAGTGGCTTTTACCGAGTTGTCTGATTTAAGAGTCGTGGAAACCATGCACGAGAGGAAAGCTATGATGGCAGAGCTTTCAGATGGATTTATAGCCCTGCCGGGCGGGTTTGGCACCATGGATGAAATATTTGAAATACTTACCTGGTCTCAGCTCAATATTCTTCAAAAGCCCTGCGGTTTTTTGAATGTGAAAGGGTATTATAATAAATTGATTGATTTTATTGATCACATGATTTTACATGATTTTATTAACAAAGCCTGCAGGACTATTGTACAAGTGGACGAACACCCGACAAGCCTTCTGGAAAAATTTCAAAATTATTCGCCGTTATCAGACGATAAAGGTGAATGGGCTAAAAAAATGGCTGGCAATGAATAA
- a CDS encoding radical SAM protein, whose translation MNNKTNNTMNTTDMDTKKVNMFDSQCMDIDTLETASQLFFQIFGSQKLLGEQFFIDLVSADLVFTDLGFANLDGEPKKKLFETLLIRCGYENNFPGFFQAVCLQISRWEKNEIIINNIRIPNLYLYRLLEILVPGNRLYSVKTIDQLEQIAWVRANDKLKLQEVIDQFPVRLSDHVIRQSMVSDGIAKQYLPFAEELDPTGHTITFDGHFKAGVLEQMYRNRVIFLLDMSCPVYCRFCFRKHKSTRKEKTPTPEDVLAAVDHVKNHSEIKEILITGGEPLLNKLNLETAINSLMTIDHVQTIRIATRSVAYYPELFLKNNKEYIRYLLDKNTQCMAHGKRIEIGLHFVHPDEVSIQCLDIISQFVKNGIQVYLQTPFLNGLNTDGKTLATLFTLLRQAGVKIYYIFTPCHTIHGTKEYWTPISQAFEALKYLRANVSDRCIPKLCTATSLGKIEWHTSGWAVETDKTDENYTWIRTPYTPAYFDAFVSDTASMPDFRVNDEGTLDAKFLLNMGDDRLIAGKRPCDKALSKTAEPDVTFEQIEDICSCLLTARPLPANGIDRTPSKLICRTHKTRVEMYPGSDADDSAFEYIQQNSDITDVVIHLQNDGSLSVEKSIKETGCVVNRLKTFAHIVCIRICCLQFNRQPQIFTTKLIDTISQWCDFSIADPVRIEIEAWFMLPQEIGGLHGKIAKKLIQKGVNIYANVPLIRGVNDRPEILETLAHKLRHAAIEFHHMYVAGLGIQKQFNAGHRVDAQQVIDIASRIRKECSGRQIPLYMVQTPLGDVDFDFRDFISEL comes from the coding sequence ATGAATAACAAAACAAATAACACAATGAATACAACAGATATGGATACAAAAAAGGTTAATATGTTTGATAGTCAATGCATGGATATTGATACGCTTGAAACGGCCAGCCAGTTGTTTTTTCAAATTTTCGGAAGTCAAAAGCTTTTGGGCGAACAATTTTTTATTGATCTGGTTTCTGCTGATTTAGTTTTTACCGATCTGGGTTTTGCCAATCTGGACGGTGAGCCGAAAAAAAAATTGTTTGAAACGCTTTTGATAAGATGCGGGTATGAAAACAATTTCCCCGGTTTTTTTCAGGCTGTTTGTTTACAGATAAGCCGTTGGGAAAAAAATGAAATCATCATCAACAATATTCGAATTCCCAACCTTTATCTGTACCGGCTTCTGGAAATCCTTGTGCCGGGAAACCGTCTGTATTCTGTAAAAACCATTGATCAACTTGAACAAATTGCATGGGTCAGGGCAAATGATAAATTAAAACTCCAGGAAGTGATTGATCAGTTTCCGGTACGGCTTTCCGACCATGTGATTCGCCAGTCAATGGTATCGGACGGCATTGCAAAACAGTATCTGCCGTTTGCAGAAGAACTTGATCCAACAGGCCATACCATTACCTTTGACGGCCATTTCAAGGCGGGGGTATTGGAACAGATGTACCGCAACCGCGTTATTTTTCTTCTGGATATGAGCTGTCCTGTCTATTGCAGGTTCTGTTTTAGAAAGCATAAAAGTACCCGAAAAGAAAAAACCCCGACACCCGAAGATGTCCTGGCTGCTGTTGATCATGTAAAAAACCATTCTGAAATCAAAGAAATACTGATCACCGGCGGAGAGCCTTTGCTCAACAAGCTAAATCTTGAAACCGCCATCAACTCCTTGATGACGATTGACCATGTTCAAACCATCCGTATTGCCACCCGGTCTGTTGCCTATTATCCGGAACTTTTTTTAAAAAACAACAAGGAATATATCCGATACCTTCTGGACAAAAACACCCAATGCATGGCCCATGGCAAACGCATTGAGATAGGGCTGCATTTTGTTCATCCTGACGAGGTTTCCATTCAATGCCTTGACATCATATCGCAATTTGTTAAAAACGGAATTCAGGTCTATCTTCAGACTCCTTTTTTAAACGGGTTGAACACGGATGGAAAGACTTTGGCTACGTTGTTCACCCTGTTAAGACAGGCCGGGGTAAAAATTTATTATATTTTTACGCCCTGCCATACCATCCACGGAACAAAGGAATACTGGACACCTATTTCACAGGCTTTTGAAGCGTTGAAGTACCTGCGGGCAAACGTGTCTGACCGGTGTATTCCCAAATTGTGTACGGCAACTTCTTTGGGGAAAATCGAGTGGCATACCAGCGGATGGGCAGTTGAAACAGATAAGACAGATGAGAACTACACCTGGATCAGAACCCCTTATACACCCGCCTACTTTGATGCCTTTGTTTCCGACACTGCGTCAATGCCGGATTTCAGGGTTAATGATGAAGGAACCCTTGACGCAAAGTTTTTGCTCAACATGGGTGATGACCGTTTGATTGCGGGCAAAAGACCTTGTGACAAAGCTTTGTCGAAAACGGCTGAACCTGATGTCACTTTTGAACAGATAGAAGATATTTGTTCCTGCCTGCTGACTGCCCGACCATTGCCTGCCAACGGCATTGACCGGACACCGTCGAAATTGATCTGTCGTACACATAAAACCAGGGTTGAAATGTATCCGGGGTCAGATGCAGACGATAGTGCATTTGAGTATATTCAACAAAATTCCGACATCACGGATGTGGTGATTCACTTGCAAAATGACGGTTCATTATCTGTGGAAAAATCCATAAAAGAAACAGGTTGCGTGGTGAACCGGCTGAAAACTTTTGCTCATATTGTATGTATCAGGATCTGCTGCCTGCAGTTTAATCGTCAGCCACAGATTTTTACAACAAAGCTTATTGATACAATATCCCAATGGTGTGACTTTTCAATTGCTGATCCAGTAAGAATCGAGATTGAAGCCTGGTTTATGCTGCCCCAAGAAATTGGTGGCCTGCATGGAAAAATTGCAAAAAAATTGATTCAAAAAGGCGTGAACATATATGCTAATGTCCCGTTGATCCGGGGGGTCAATGATCGGCCCGAAATTCTTGAAACCCTTGCCCACAAGCTGAGACATGCGGCCATAGAGTTTCATCACATGTATGTGGCAGGCCTTGGCATCCAAAAACAATTTAATGCCGGACATCGTGTTGACGCACAGCAGGTCATTGATATTGCCTCCCGAATTCGAAAAGAGTGTTCAGGAAGGCAAATTCCGTTATATATGGTTCAAACTCCTTTGGGAGATGTTGATTTTGACTTCCGGGATTTTATCTCTGAACTATGA
- a CDS encoding sensor domain-containing diguanylate cyclase, protein MTIRKELFKSSIILSCSILIIFSILSSSFLYYAGISNAYVVIRQRNQAVNYFIAGYFTKIHNAVQFLASNRKIQNAPSLGANDLQDILNLYKSLEIADPDINYIYSGYKNGSLLINNYTPPEGYNSVVRPWYQEAIKSAPDISGGLPYKEIKTKEWLVSISKVLVDVENKINGVISIDCSIDTVANLLKKRGENYKSSYSFAVKPDGKILIHHENSALTKTVSDIINSSVRFDKKNGEFSYKLKDTYKLACYSRIDNIGWIIITVVDKSEIIKPIILQTFVSILIIGVVAVLLAWVLSASLSKRFIVPLIELKKSVNAIVTGNCDHDSGYEYPNNEIGTIATDIEQFTENELYNRNIELQTINEKLELLSITDQLTKLPNRHKINNELEKEWERAIRYKNSFSLIMIDIDWFKKINDTYGHQAGDSVLYEISQLMKNTLRSTDIVGRWGGEEFLVMCPETDLSGTKALAVKLCSTIENYQFTVGETITISAGLCEFDDNKSIEDMIKEADNNLYEAKRQGRNTVVHLTKGP, encoded by the coding sequence ATGACTATCAGAAAAGAATTATTCAAAAGCAGTATAATCCTTTCATGTTCAATATTAATAATATTCAGCATTTTATCGTCGAGTTTTCTTTACTATGCCGGCATTTCTAATGCTTATGTTGTTATCAGGCAAAGAAATCAAGCTGTAAATTATTTTATAGCCGGTTATTTTACCAAAATTCACAATGCCGTTCAATTTTTAGCAAGTAATAGAAAAATTCAAAATGCCCCTTCGCTTGGTGCAAACGATCTTCAAGATATATTAAATTTATACAAATCTCTTGAAATTGCTGATCCTGATATCAATTATATTTATTCAGGCTATAAGAATGGTTCTTTGTTGATAAATAACTATACACCTCCGGAAGGCTATAATTCAGTTGTTCGCCCCTGGTATCAAGAGGCAATAAAATCCGCACCAGACATTTCAGGCGGGCTGCCCTATAAAGAAATAAAAACTAAGGAGTGGTTGGTTTCTATCAGCAAAGTGTTGGTTGATGTTGAAAATAAAATTAATGGGGTTATATCGATTGATTGCTCTATTGATACGGTTGCAAATTTATTGAAAAAACGAGGGGAGAACTATAAATCATCTTATAGCTTTGCAGTAAAACCGGATGGGAAAATACTTATACATCATGAAAATTCAGCCTTAACCAAAACCGTCTCGGATATAATCAATTCTTCAGTAAGGTTTGATAAAAAAAATGGGGAGTTTAGCTATAAACTGAAGGATACTTATAAACTCGCTTGTTACAGCCGAATTGACAACATTGGGTGGATTATTATAACAGTAGTGGATAAAAGTGAAATTATCAAGCCGATTATCCTGCAAACATTTGTCAGTATTTTAATCATCGGCGTTGTAGCCGTTTTACTTGCCTGGGTTTTAAGCGCTTCATTAAGCAAACGATTTATTGTGCCGTTAATTGAGCTTAAAAAGAGTGTTAATGCTATTGTTACAGGCAACTGCGATCATGACTCTGGCTATGAATATCCAAACAATGAAATTGGTACAATAGCCACTGATATCGAACAGTTCACAGAAAATGAGTTGTATAATAGAAATATAGAATTGCAAACTATAAATGAAAAGCTTGAATTGCTTTCTATAACAGATCAACTCACAAAATTACCAAATCGCCATAAGATTAATAATGAATTGGAAAAAGAATGGGAGCGGGCAATTCGATACAAAAATAGTTTTTCACTCATCATGATTGACATAGATTGGTTTAAAAAAATCAATGACACCTATGGCCATCAAGCAGGGGATTCTGTGCTTTATGAAATATCACAATTAATGAAAAACACTTTACGATCGACAGATATTGTTGGCAGATGGGGCGGAGAAGAGTTTTTAGTGATGTGCCCTGAAACCGATTTGAGTGGAACTAAGGCATTGGCCGTAAAACTTTGTTCTACCATTGAAAATTATCAGTTTACAGTAGGTGAGACCATAACCATAAGTGCAGGATTGTGTGAATTTGATGATAATAAAAGTATAGAAGACATGATAAAGGAAGCAGATAACAATTTATATGAAGCCAAGCGACAAGGAAGAAATACTGTTGTACATTTGACGAAGGGACCATAA
- a CDS encoding YgaP family membrane protein — protein MKTKMEMEQYIRAIAGTFILITLILGHFHSPYWLFFTAFVGLNLLQSAFTKFCPMENILEKLFHIPRK, from the coding sequence ATGAAAACAAAAATGGAAATGGAACAATATATCAGAGCCATTGCAGGTACATTTATTTTAATCACGTTAATCCTCGGGCATTTTCATTCACCTTACTGGCTGTTTTTTACAGCCTTTGTGGGCTTAAATCTTTTGCAATCCGCTTTTACAAAGTTTTGCCCCATGGAGAATATTCTGGAAAAACTGTTCCATATTCCAAGGAAATAA
- a CDS encoding efflux RND transporter permease subunit, whose product MPEQNDSILTGSILTRIVRLFLTSQLSIMLIIISLVLGAFSIYITPKEEEPQIVVPMADIYVQAPGASPAEIEKLVATPLEKLLWEIDGVEYVYSMSTREKAVVTVRFFVGEDRENSIVKLHNKIQMNLDRVPPIVTNWLIKPIEIDDVPILNLTLYSDKYSDHELERVGEEIVARLSRLENISRSSIYGGRKREIRVELDPLRMKGFNVSIHDIEKALQGADVSTQAGYFNKNNTQITITSSSFLTSIDQVKALVISGREAKPVLLEDVATIIDGPKEAEAYTRIGYSNFYKKSRNIESDVPLSFPCVTLAFSKKKGTNAVKVAQHLIEEVEKLKTTIIPDGMYIEVTRNYGKTAQAKVNELLKSLGFAIVSVVILLAFALGWREACVVAIAVPISFSLALFMNYLFGYTINRVTLFALILSLGLVVDDPITNVDNIQRHIKQKILEPFEATLAAVQEVLPPVIMSTIAIIVCFTPLAFITGMMGPYMAPMAINVPLTVTFSTVCALTIVPWISYHLLKSVKEKPAHKKASEPYPARLYKAILAPFLNKPYLRIMLFMGIIILLTGSCMLAVFRFVPLKLLPFDNKNEFQIVIDMPEGTSLEYTDRVVREFEQYLATVNEVTNFVSFTGISSPMDFNGMVRHYFIRTGSHLADIRINLAHKSKRQQQSHTILLRIRKDLEKIAQDNNARVQLVEVPPGPPVLSTLVAEIYGGYDKTYEQLLESAEQIKAVMEKESNVSDIKIMTEKNSQRKDIVIDREKAALHGIDTRTILDALKSAVGGITPASLHLDPERNPLWIRVVLPRDKRSDMISISQIPIRSALGKMIPLAELVHVVETNNKKPIYHKNLEPVVYVVGEMTGRAPGEAVLDMMKTLKQNPPQNGIRVNWAGEGEWKITLRVFRDMGLAFAAALFGIYFILVINTGSYFMPMLIMMAIPLTILGIMPGFFILNLFTQSAGGFSDPVFFTATSMIGMIALGGIVIRNSLVLIEFIQDALKQGESFQNAILKSGIVRMRPIILTALTTAIGAFPITFDPVFSGLAWALIFGLFASTLFTLLVIPVTYYAVYKKEHEPERNES is encoded by the coding sequence ATGCCTGAACAAAACGATTCGATTCTTACCGGCTCAATTCTTACCCGTATTGTACGGCTTTTTCTGACCTCCCAGTTGTCGATCATGCTGATCATTATCTCATTGGTACTGGGTGCCTTCAGTATCTATATCACCCCTAAAGAAGAAGAGCCCCAGATAGTTGTCCCAATGGCGGACATCTATGTTCAGGCACCCGGAGCCAGTCCTGCGGAGATAGAAAAACTTGTGGCAACCCCTCTTGAAAAACTCTTGTGGGAGATTGACGGGGTTGAGTATGTCTATTCCATGTCCACAAGAGAAAAAGCAGTTGTCACGGTACGCTTTTTTGTGGGAGAAGACAGGGAAAATTCCATTGTAAAGCTTCACAATAAAATACAGATGAACCTGGACAGGGTTCCGCCCATCGTGACCAACTGGCTGATCAAACCCATTGAAATAGATGATGTCCCTATCTTAAATCTCACCCTTTATTCAGACAAATACAGTGACCATGAGCTTGAAAGGGTGGGTGAAGAGATTGTCGCAAGACTGTCAAGGCTTGAGAACATTTCAAGATCTTCCATTTACGGCGGCAGGAAAAGGGAAATCAGGGTTGAACTTGACCCTCTTCGAATGAAGGGATTTAATGTTTCAATCCATGATATTGAAAAGGCACTTCAAGGTGCGGATGTGTCAACCCAGGCAGGATATTTTAACAAAAACAATACCCAGATCACAATTACCAGCAGTTCGTTTTTAACGTCCATTGACCAGGTAAAAGCCCTTGTGATCTCAGGAAGGGAGGCAAAACCGGTACTTCTTGAAGATGTGGCCACTATTATTGACGGCCCTAAAGAGGCAGAGGCATATACAAGGATCGGGTATTCCAATTTTTATAAAAAAAGTCGCAATATTGAATCAGATGTTCCTTTGTCTTTCCCATGCGTAACCCTGGCCTTTTCAAAAAAAAAGGGAACCAATGCAGTTAAAGTGGCCCAACACCTTATAGAAGAGGTTGAAAAACTCAAAACCACCATCATTCCTGACGGCATGTACATTGAAGTGACCAGAAACTATGGAAAAACCGCCCAGGCCAAGGTAAACGAACTGTTAAAATCACTGGGGTTTGCAATTGTTTCCGTTGTGATTCTCCTGGCATTTGCCCTTGGATGGCGCGAAGCCTGTGTAGTGGCCATTGCCGTTCCCATATCCTTTTCCCTGGCCCTTTTTATGAACTATCTGTTCGGGTATACCATCAACCGGGTCACCTTGTTTGCCCTTATCCTGTCCCTGGGTCTGGTGGTGGATGACCCCATCACCAATGTTGACAATATCCAGCGGCATATCAAACAAAAGATCCTCGAGCCATTTGAGGCCACCCTTGCTGCGGTTCAAGAAGTGCTGCCCCCGGTGATCATGTCCACCATTGCCATCATTGTCTGTTTTACTCCCCTGGCTTTTATTACCGGCATGATGGGGCCCTATATGGCACCCATGGCCATCAACGTCCCCCTGACCGTAACCTTTTCCACGGTGTGCGCCCTGACCATTGTGCCCTGGATATCTTATCACCTGTTAAAATCCGTGAAAGAAAAGCCCGCACATAAAAAAGCATCTGAGCCGTATCCGGCCAGACTTTATAAAGCAATACTGGCACCGTTTTTAAACAAACCATATCTTCGGATCATGCTGTTTATGGGGATCATCATTTTGTTGACAGGATCATGTATGTTGGCGGTTTTCAGGTTTGTGCCCTTAAAACTTCTGCCTTTTGACAATAAAAATGAATTCCAGATCGTTATTGACATGCCCGAAGGCACTTCTCTTGAATATACTGACCGTGTGGTCCGGGAGTTTGAACAATATCTTGCCACCGTGAACGAGGTCACAAATTTTGTCTCTTTTACCGGCATCTCATCGCCCATGGATTTTAACGGAATGGTACGTCACTATTTTATCAGAACCGGCAGCCACCTGGCCGATATCCGCATCAACCTGGCCCATAAATCCAAAAGACAGCAGCAAAGCCATACCATCCTTTTGCGCATCAGAAAAGATCTTGAAAAGATCGCACAAGACAACAACGCCCGGGTCCAGCTGGTGGAAGTGCCGCCTGGACCTCCTGTTTTGTCCACCCTTGTGGCTGAAATCTATGGCGGTTATGACAAAACCTATGAACAACTCCTGGAAAGTGCAGAACAGATAAAAGCCGTCATGGAGAAGGAATCCAATGTTTCCGATATAAAAATCATGACCGAAAAAAACAGCCAGAGAAAGGACATTGTTATTGACAGGGAAAAGGCTGCGTTGCACGGAATTGATACGCGAACCATTCTTGATGCCTTGAAAAGCGCTGTGGGCGGCATCACCCCGGCAAGCCTTCACCTGGACCCGGAAAGAAACCCGTTGTGGATCAGGGTTGTTCTGCCCCGTGACAAACGCTCGGATATGATCTCAATCTCTCAGATTCCCATCAGGTCTGCTCTGGGCAAAATGATCCCCCTGGCTGAGCTTGTTCATGTGGTGGAAACAAACAATAAAAAGCCCATTTACCACAAAAATCTTGAACCTGTGGTTTATGTGGTGGGAGAAATGACCGGCAGGGCACCCGGAGAGGCAGTTCTGGACATGATGAAAACACTGAAACAAAATCCTCCCCAAAACGGTATACGCGTCAACTGGGCAGGAGAGGGTGAATGGAAAATCACCCTGAGAGTGTTCAGGGATATGGGCCTTGCCTTTGCTGCAGCCCTGTTTGGAATTTATTTTATTCTTGTGATAAATACCGGATCTTATTTTATGCCCATGCTCATCATGATGGCCATTCCCCTGACCATACTGGGAATTATGCCGGGATTTTTCATCTTAAACCTGTTTACTCAAAGCGCCGGGGGATTCAGTGACCCTGTCTTTTTTACGGCCACAAGCATGATCGGCATGATTGCCCTTGGCGGTATCGTGATCAGAAATTCCCTGGTATTGATCGAGTTTATCCAGGATGCCTTAAAACAAGGAGAGTCTTTCCAGAACGCCATCTTAAAAAGCGGTATTGTCAGGATGCGGCCAATTATATTAACAGCCTTGACCACTGCCATCGGAGCTTTTCCCATCACCTTTGATCCTGTGTTTTCAGGGCTGGCATGGGCGTTGATCTTCGGGCTTTTTGCATCCACCCTGTTTACACTTCTGGTGATTCCAGTCACCTATTATGCGGTTTATAAAAAAGAACACGAACCAGAAAGGAATGAATCATGA
- a CDS encoding efflux RND transporter periplasmic adaptor subunit — translation MKKKFLFPLLLFVFLIGFSCENDKIQPGFSEDGAAGKQFNPENIATVEKQDVTRIYEAVGTIRPLTESMIESQVSAQVIKVLHVPGTAVKKGELLIQLDARRLTAQLKQAQEGLNVAKNQLKQAQKSMDEAKAGLDQTMAAYNRTQKLFKSAIVTSQKLEIDKSAFLQAKARLEKSQEAEKSAKASIRNAEEIVKEGRIALGYSQIIAPAAGVVAKRMIDPGDIAVPGKPLLIIQTSGALRLEANVREGLISRVIIGNEYRILIKTIGKTVQSRVEEIVPYADPATRTFLVKATLPETPGIYPGMFGRLLIPVEKKQTLLIPQKAVIQVGQLELVYVKNNDTWQSVYIKTGKKLGDKIEVLAGLTGNETIGYK, via the coding sequence ATGAAAAAAAAGTTCCTTTTTCCATTACTGCTATTTGTTTTCTTGATCGGCTTCTCATGTGAGAATGACAAAATACAACCTGGATTTTCTGAAGATGGTGCTGCCGGGAAACAATTTAACCCTGAAAATATCGCCACTGTTGAAAAACAGGATGTCACCCGGATATATGAGGCTGTCGGGACCATAAGACCTCTGACAGAATCCATGATAGAATCCCAGGTCAGCGCCCAGGTGATAAAAGTTTTGCATGTTCCGGGTACAGCCGTCAAAAAAGGCGAGCTTCTCATACAATTGGATGCAAGACGGCTCACGGCACAGCTTAAACAGGCACAAGAAGGGCTTAATGTTGCAAAAAACCAACTCAAGCAGGCCCAAAAATCCATGGATGAAGCAAAGGCAGGTCTTGACCAGACCATGGCTGCATACAACCGGACACAAAAACTGTTTAAATCCGCCATTGTAACGTCTCAAAAACTTGAAATTGACAAATCCGCCTTTCTCCAGGCAAAGGCGCGCCTTGAAAAATCCCAGGAAGCTGAAAAGTCGGCAAAAGCATCCATCAGAAATGCTGAAGAGATTGTTAAAGAAGGACGGATTGCACTGGGATATTCACAGATCATTGCTCCTGCTGCCGGTGTGGTTGCAAAAAGAATGATTGATCCGGGTGACATTGCCGTTCCTGGCAAGCCCCTTTTAATTATCCAGACCAGCGGCGCTTTGAGACTTGAGGCCAATGTACGAGAGGGATTGATCAGCCGTGTCATCATAGGCAATGAGTACCGGATACTCATTAAAACCATTGGAAAAACCGTGCAGTCAAGAGTAGAAGAGATCGTACCCTATGCTGATCCAGCCACCCGCACCTTTCTGGTAAAGGCCACCTTGCCGGAGACTCCGGGTATTTATCCGGGAATGTTCGGCAGGCTTTTGATCCCGGTTGAAAAAAAACAGACCCTTCTCATACCTCAAAAAGCGGTGATCCAGGTGGGCCAGCTGGAACTGGTCTATGTGAAAAACAACGACACCTGGCAATCGGTATACATCAAAACCGGAAAAAAACTGGGTGACAAGATTGAAGTGCTGGCAGGACTCACCGGAAATGAAACCATAGGATACAAATAA
- a CDS encoding GGDEF domain-containing protein, which translates to MKQSLNRLSNKMTAVLSMIFKTAQKQADHKKLTHHIVELNKKQSSLEIISEVALCLKDILNYRLFAFVIKKENSVDIWLDPRMYKKSLENIVLKDFNIKNKESLNYLNHTFHDDEQEEKFDMKDLVFYELTDEDCYSRIYMLPQNQMYDHHDEVVHLILQGCSTALSRQIKMEQLRTAAVMDSLTGCYNRREFENQLKRNISRAVRHKNDLSVFMFDLDHFKNVNDTYGHLAGDKVLQEVTRIVKNNIRADDILARYGGEEFIVIMPETSKTKAMELADRLRIKISNKLIVHGDDTIKVTASFGVSELTKSADMARIIQDADTMLYKAKLNGRNTVMPGLIKVVYNQKSAKAIL; encoded by the coding sequence ATGAAACAATCTTTGAACAGACTATCCAACAAAATGACTGCAGTGTTGTCAATGATTTTCAAGACAGCACAAAAACAGGCAGACCATAAAAAACTGACTCACCACATTGTTGAATTAAATAAAAAGCAATCATCCCTGGAAATTATCAGCGAAGTTGCCTTATGTCTGAAAGATATTCTCAATTACAGATTGTTTGCCTTTGTGATCAAAAAAGAAAATAGTGTTGATATCTGGCTGGACCCCAGAATGTACAAAAAATCCCTTGAGAATATTGTGTTAAAGGATTTTAACATTAAAAATAAAGAAAGTTTAAACTATCTGAATCACACTTTTCATGATGATGAGCAAGAAGAAAAATTCGATATGAAAGATCTTGTTTTTTATGAATTAACCGATGAAGATTGCTATTCAAGAATCTACATGCTTCCCCAAAATCAGATGTACGACCACCATGACGAAGTTGTACATCTTATCCTCCAGGGATGCTCAACCGCACTCTCACGGCAGATTAAAATGGAACAGTTAAGGACCGCGGCTGTTATGGACTCTTTAACAGGATGTTACAACAGAAGAGAATTTGAGAACCAGCTGAAAAGAAATATTTCAAGAGCAGTTCGGCATAAAAACGATTTGTCCGTATTTATGTTTGATCTGGATCATTTTAAAAACGTAAATGACACCTATGGCCATCTGGCCGGTGACAAGGTGTTGCAGGAAGTCACACGCATTGTCAAAAATAATATCAGAGCAGATGATATCCTTGCCAGATACGGGGGGGAAGAATTTATTGTTATTATGCCTGAAACCAGCAAAACAAAAGCCATGGAACTTGCGGATCGTCTGAGAATTAAAATTTCAAATAAACTTATTGTGCATGGTGACGATACCATAAAAGTGACCGCAAGTTTCGGGGTTTCTGAGCTGACCAAATCTGCAGACATGGCCCGGATCATACAGGATGCGGACACCATGCTGTACAAGGCCAAACTGAACGGGCGGAATACGGTTATGCCCGGATTGATCAAGGTTGTTTACAATCAAAAATCTGCAAAAGCTATATTGTAG